Proteins encoded within one genomic window of Streptomyces sp. NBC_01314:
- the sdhA gene encoding succinate dehydrogenase flavoprotein subunit, protein MKIHKYDTVIVGAGGAGMRAAIESTQRSRTAVLTKLYPTRSHTGAAQGGMAAALANVEEDNWEWHTFDTIKGGDYLVDQDAAEILAKEAIDSVLDLEKMGLPFNRTPNGTIDQRRFGGHSRNHGEAPVRRSCYAADRTGHMILQTLYQNCVKHGVEFFNEFYVLDQLITEVDGVKKSAGVVAYELATGEIHIFQAKAVIYASGGTGKFFKVTSNAHTLTGDGQAAVYRRGLPLEDMEFFQFHPTGIWRMGILLTEGARGEGGILRNKDGERFMEKYAPVMKDLASRDVVSRSIYTEIREGRGCGPEGDHVYLDLTHLPPEQLDAKLPDITEFARTYLGIEPYTDPIPIQPTAHYAMGGIPTNVRGEVLIDNTTVVPGLYAAGEVACVSVHGANRLGTNSLLDINVFGKRAGIAAADYSQTADFVELPENPESLVVEQIERLRTATGNERVADLRRELQETMDANVMVFRTEQTIKTAVEKIAELRARYKNVAIQDKGRRFNTDLLEAVELGNLLDLAEVMAVSALARKESRGGHYREDYPNRDDVNFMRHTMAYREVGDDGTESIRLDYKPVVQTRYQPMERKY, encoded by the coding sequence ATGAAGATCCACAAGTACGACACCGTCATCGTCGGCGCCGGCGGCGCCGGTATGCGCGCGGCCATCGAGTCCACGCAGCGCAGCCGTACCGCCGTGCTGACCAAGCTGTACCCCACCCGCTCCCACACGGGCGCCGCGCAGGGCGGCATGGCCGCCGCGCTCGCCAACGTGGAGGAGGACAACTGGGAGTGGCACACCTTCGACACGATCAAGGGCGGTGACTACCTGGTCGACCAGGACGCCGCCGAGATCCTGGCGAAGGAGGCCATCGACTCCGTCCTCGACCTGGAGAAGATGGGCCTGCCGTTCAACCGGACGCCCAACGGGACGATCGACCAGCGCCGCTTCGGCGGTCACAGCCGCAACCACGGCGAGGCCCCGGTCCGCCGTTCCTGCTACGCGGCCGACCGCACCGGCCACATGATCCTCCAGACGCTGTACCAGAACTGCGTCAAGCACGGCGTGGAGTTCTTCAACGAGTTCTACGTCCTGGACCAGCTGATCACCGAGGTCGACGGCGTCAAGAAGTCGGCGGGCGTCGTCGCGTACGAACTCGCCACCGGTGAGATCCACATCTTCCAGGCGAAGGCCGTGATCTACGCGTCCGGCGGCACCGGCAAGTTCTTCAAGGTGACGTCGAACGCGCACACGCTGACCGGTGACGGCCAGGCGGCCGTGTACCGCCGGGGTCTGCCGCTGGAGGACATGGAGTTCTTCCAGTTCCACCCGACCGGCATCTGGCGCATGGGCATCCTGCTGACGGAGGGCGCCCGCGGTGAGGGCGGCATCCTCCGCAACAAGGACGGCGAGCGCTTCATGGAGAAGTACGCGCCGGTGATGAAGGACCTGGCCTCGCGAGACGTGGTGTCGAGGTCCATCTACACGGAGATCCGCGAGGGCCGCGGCTGCGGTCCCGAGGGCGACCACGTCTACCTGGACCTGACACACCTCCCGCCGGAGCAGCTCGACGCCAAGCTCCCGGACATCACCGAGTTCGCGCGGACGTACCTCGGCATCGAGCCCTACACGGACCCGATCCCGATCCAGCCGACCGCGCACTACGCCATGGGCGGCATCCCGACGAACGTCCGGGGTGAGGTCCTGATCGACAACACCACCGTCGTTCCGGGCCTGTACGCCGCCGGTGAGGTCGCCTGTGTCTCCGTGCACGGCGCCAACCGTCTCGGCACGAACTCACTGCTCGACATCAACGTGTTCGGCAAGCGGGCCGGCATCGCGGCCGCCGACTACTCCCAGACGGCCGACTTCGTCGAGCTGCCGGAGAACCCGGAGTCGCTGGTCGTCGAGCAGATCGAGCGGCTGCGCACGGCCACGGGCAACGAGCGCGTGGCGGACCTGCGGCGCGAGCTGCAGGAGACCATGGACGCCAACGTCATGGTGTTCCGCACCGAGCAGACGATCAAGACGGCCGTCGAGAAGATCGCCGAGCTGCGCGCGCGCTACAAGAACGTGGCGATCCAGGACAAGGGCCGCCGGTTCAACACCGACCTCCTGGAGGCCGTCGAGCTGGGCAACCTGCTCGACCTGGCCGAGGTCATGGCCGTGTCCGCACTCGCCCGCAAGGAGTCCCGCGGCGGTCACTACCGCGAGGACTACCCGAACCGCGACGACGTCAACTTCATGCGCCACACCATGGCGTACCGCGAGGTCGGCGACGACGGCACCGAGTCGATCCGTCTCGACTACAAGCCGGTCGTCCAGACCCGCTACCAGCCGATGGAGCGTAAGTACTGA
- a CDS encoding TM2 domain-containing protein has translation MTVPTPDAPFGHDPQGRPYSDKSKIVAGVLQLFLGTLGIGRFYVGSVGVGVAQLLTCGGLGFWALIDGILFLTSNDRTDAQGRVLRG, from the coding sequence ATGACCGTCCCCACCCCTGACGCTCCCTTCGGCCACGACCCGCAGGGGCGCCCGTACTCCGACAAGTCGAAGATCGTCGCCGGCGTTCTGCAGCTCTTCCTCGGCACGCTCGGCATCGGTCGTTTCTACGTCGGTTCCGTCGGCGTGGGCGTCGCCCAGCTCCTCACCTGCGGTGGCCTGGGCTTCTGGGCCCTGATCGACGGCATCCTGTTCCTCACGAGCAACGACCGCACCGACGCGCAGGGCCGCGTCCTGCGCGGCTGA
- a CDS encoding TM2 domain-containing protein, which produces MTEQPQQPAQPPQPPQPGYGYPSAAPGQPGANPYGAPQAGDPYGAPQGGYQQPGAGQPGYGYPQQGGYPQGGGYQVPPTPGGAYTGDPNAPYGYDPYGRPYSDKSKIVAGILSLFLGAFGVGRFYIGHVGLGVAQLLTCGGLGIWSLVDGIILLTGSNTTDSNGRVLRG; this is translated from the coding sequence GTGACCGAGCAGCCTCAGCAGCCCGCTCAGCCCCCGCAGCCGCCGCAGCCCGGATACGGGTACCCGAGCGCCGCCCCCGGCCAGCCGGGCGCCAACCCGTACGGGGCTCCGCAGGCCGGTGACCCGTACGGCGCTCCGCAAGGCGGTTACCAGCAGCCGGGTGCGGGCCAGCCCGGCTACGGCTACCCGCAGCAGGGCGGTTACCCGCAGGGCGGCGGCTACCAGGTGCCTCCCACGCCGGGCGGCGCGTACACGGGTGACCCCAACGCCCCCTACGGCTACGACCCCTACGGCCGCCCGTACTCCGACAAGTCCAAGATCGTCGCGGGCATCCTCTCGCTGTTCCTGGGCGCCTTCGGTGTCGGCCGGTTCTACATCGGTCACGTCGGCCTCGGCGTCGCGCAGCTCCTCACCTGCGGCGGCCTCGGCATCTGGTCGCTGGTCGACGGCATCATCCTGCTGACCGGCAGCAACACCACGGACTCCAACGGACGTGTCCTGCGTGGCTGA
- a CDS encoding succinate dehydrogenase hydrophobic membrane anchor subunit — protein sequence MSATETTASGIGPVEGAGELSGYSPDNPAPFIEPPRKRTKKTPKSTRGNFEMAAWLFMRLSGIVLVVLVIGHLLIQLVLDGGVSKIGFAFVAGRWASPFWQTWDLLMLWLAMLHGANGLRTVINDYAERPNTRLWLKGLLYTATVFTILLGTLVIFTFDPNIR from the coding sequence ATGTCCGCCACTGAAACCACCGCATCCGGCATCGGCCCCGTCGAGGGCGCCGGGGAGCTGTCGGGCTACAGCCCCGACAACCCGGCCCCCTTCATCGAGCCGCCCCGCAAGCGCACCAAGAAGACCCCGAAGTCCACCCGCGGCAACTTCGAGATGGCCGCGTGGCTCTTCATGCGCCTGTCCGGCATCGTCCTGGTCGTCCTGGTCATCGGCCACCTGCTCATCCAGCTCGTCCTCGACGGCGGCGTCTCCAAGATCGGCTTCGCGTTCGTCGCGGGCCGCTGGGCGTCCCCGTTCTGGCAGACCTGGGACCTGCTGATGCTGTGGCTCGCGATGCTGCACGGCGCGAACGGCCTGCGCACGGTCATCAACGACTACGCGGAGCGCCCGAACACCCGCCTGTGGCTGAAGGGTCTGCTCTACACCGCCACGGTGTTCACCATCCTGCTGGGCACGCTGGTGATCTTCACCTTCGACCCGAACATCCGCTAG
- a CDS encoding type II toxin-antitoxin system RelE/ParE family toxin: MAWHLEMTGEVRDWLHRLRKDDRTTARLVGQAIQALAEEGPDLGRPLVDRIKGSTLHHLKELRPGSAGETEIRILFAFDPERSAVLLVAGDKAGRWTAWYRRAIPLAEERYTEWLDHLARRRHKETKR, encoded by the coding sequence ATGGCCTGGCATCTTGAAATGACCGGCGAGGTGCGCGACTGGCTGCACAGACTGCGCAAGGACGACCGCACCACGGCACGGCTGGTGGGCCAGGCGATTCAGGCACTGGCAGAGGAGGGCCCGGACCTGGGACGCCCCCTGGTGGACCGGATCAAGGGGTCCACCTTGCACCACCTCAAGGAACTGCGGCCTGGCTCGGCAGGAGAGACCGAGATCAGGATTCTCTTCGCCTTCGATCCCGAGCGCAGCGCGGTACTCCTGGTCGCGGGCGACAAGGCGGGGCGATGGACGGCGTGGTACCGCCGCGCGATCCCCTTGGCCGAGGAACGCTATACCGAGTGGCTGGACCACCTGGCCCGACGCCGTCACAAGGAGACAAA
- a CDS encoding DUF2752 domain-containing protein, with product MAERGLIALRHPAAAPFAVAAAGLAGAAYLYGTNPHEPSHLLPQCPFRYVTGLLCPACGGTRMVYDLMHGQFSAAWHDNRVLLLAAPFALALLGRWAVEGLRGRRWRPELKPRTQALILGIAVTWTIVRNLH from the coding sequence GTGGCTGAGCGCGGCCTCATCGCTCTCCGGCATCCGGCGGCGGCCCCCTTCGCGGTGGCCGCCGCCGGGCTGGCGGGCGCCGCGTACCTGTACGGCACCAACCCGCACGAGCCCAGCCATCTGCTGCCCCAGTGCCCGTTCCGCTATGTCACGGGGCTGCTCTGCCCCGCCTGCGGTGGCACCCGCATGGTGTACGACCTGATGCACGGCCAGTTCAGCGCCGCCTGGCATGACAACCGCGTGCTGCTGCTCGCCGCGCCCTTCGCGCTCGCACTGCTCGGCCGCTGGGCCGTCGAGGGCCTGCGAGGCCGCCGCTGGCGGCCCGAACTGAAGCCCCGCACCCAGGCCTTGATCCTGGGCATCGCGGTGACGTGGACGATCGTCCGCAACCTTCACTGA
- a CDS encoding succinate dehydrogenase iron-sulfur subunit, translated as MATPTLDKTDAAGSPEPGFADSPYITVTFRIRRFNSEVSAEATWEDFQLEIDPKERVLDGLHKIKWDVDGTLTFRRSCAHGICGSDAMRINGRNRLACKTLIKDINPEKPITVEPIKGLTVLKDLVVDMEPFFQAYRDVMPFLITKDTNEPTRERFQTAEDRERFDDTTKCILCAACTSSCPVFWNDGQYFGPAAIVNAHRFIFDSRDEAGEQRLEILNDKDGVWRCRTTFNCTDACPRGIEVTKAIQEVKRALITRRF; from the coding sequence ATGGCAACCCCGACCCTGGACAAGACGGACGCGGCAGGCAGCCCCGAGCCCGGTTTCGCCGACTCCCCGTACATCACGGTCACCTTCCGCATCCGTCGCTTCAACTCCGAAGTCTCGGCTGAGGCGACCTGGGAAGACTTCCAGCTGGAGATCGACCCCAAGGAGCGCGTCCTCGACGGCCTCCACAAGATCAAGTGGGACGTCGACGGCACGCTGACGTTCCGCCGCTCCTGCGCGCACGGCATCTGCGGCTCGGACGCCATGCGGATCAACGGCAGGAACCGTCTGGCCTGCAAGACGCTGATCAAGGACATCAACCCCGAGAAGCCGATCACGGTCGAGCCCATCAAGGGCCTCACGGTCCTCAAGGACCTCGTCGTGGACATGGAGCCGTTCTTCCAGGCGTACCGGGACGTGATGCCCTTCCTGATCACGAAGGACACCAACGAGCCGACGCGCGAGCGTTTCCAGACCGCCGAGGACCGCGAGCGCTTCGACGACACCACGAAGTGCATCCTCTGCGCCGCGTGCACGTCCTCGTGCCCGGTGTTCTGGAACGATGGCCAGTACTTCGGTCCGGCCGCCATCGTCAACGCGCACCGCTTCATCTTCGACTCGCGTGACGAGGCGGGCGAGCAGCGCCTGGAGATCCTCAACGACAAGGACGGCGTGTGGCGTTGCCGTACGACGTTCAACTGCACGGACGCCTGCCCGCGCGGTATCGAGGTCACCAAGGCGATCCAGGAGGTGAAGCGGGCGCTCATCACGCGCCGCTTCTGA